One Streptomyces fagopyri DNA window includes the following coding sequences:
- a CDS encoding SigE family RNA polymerase sigma factor has product MNADEERQFREFVAARSRSLLHTAYLLTGDWEQGRDLLQTALASTARRWSHLRDRQQPEIYVRRALYHAQVDRFRLLSWGRETVTDALPDQPSTQAADWADTVVQRQDIMAALRRLPKRQRAVIVLRYFEDRPDSEIAEILGVTPGTVRSQTHKALVSLRTGLADAGLSTTASPTPGKGVSA; this is encoded by the coding sequence TTGAACGCCGACGAAGAACGCCAGTTCCGCGAGTTCGTGGCGGCACGGTCGAGATCGCTGCTGCACACGGCATACCTGCTGACCGGTGACTGGGAACAGGGCCGCGATCTGCTGCAGACCGCGCTCGCCTCCACCGCGCGGCGTTGGTCGCACCTGCGGGACCGGCAGCAGCCGGAGATCTACGTGCGCCGGGCGCTGTACCACGCCCAGGTGGACCGCTTCCGCCTGCTCAGCTGGGGACGGGAGACGGTCACCGACGCCCTGCCGGACCAGCCGTCCACACAGGCCGCGGACTGGGCCGACACCGTGGTCCAGCGACAGGACATCATGGCCGCGCTGCGACGGCTGCCCAAGCGCCAGCGCGCGGTGATCGTGCTGCGCTACTTCGAGGACCGGCCGGACAGCGAGATCGCCGAGATCCTGGGCGTCACCCCGGGAACGGTCCGCAGCCAGACCCACAAGGCACTCGTCTCGCTGCGTACCGGCTTGGCCGACGCGGGGCTGTCGACCACCGCCTCCCCCACCCCCGGAAAGGGCGTCAGCGCATGA
- a CDS encoding SecDF P1 head subdomain-containing protein: MNDSTEHPLDDTFLRDALHTHVRESGGPAAGSHLVGLADGALKAARRRQRLARAGAAIAVAAVAATAWVAVADGAARPAHVVQPAEGGTGKVALLSILPVTSSTERACAPGSGGYTVHASATHSSLCIRADRAGGMTDVRVASAKAEKGSVEGAWQVEVNLGAADRTRFATLTGSVAKAPSPRNGLALVVDGRLRGMPYVAASITGGRLEIVGAFDGDLTSAAAHDLALRLDPRG; the protein is encoded by the coding sequence ATGAACGACTCGACCGAACACCCGCTGGACGACACGTTCCTGCGCGATGCCTTGCACACCCACGTTCGGGAGAGTGGTGGACCTGCCGCCGGTTCCCATCTGGTCGGCCTGGCCGACGGCGCGTTGAAGGCCGCACGACGGCGGCAGCGGCTGGCCCGCGCCGGGGCCGCCATCGCGGTCGCCGCCGTGGCCGCCACCGCCTGGGTGGCCGTCGCCGACGGCGCGGCCAGGCCCGCGCACGTGGTTCAGCCCGCCGAGGGGGGCACCGGGAAGGTGGCCCTGCTGTCGATCCTGCCGGTCACCTCCTCCACGGAACGTGCCTGCGCCCCTGGCAGCGGCGGCTACACCGTGCACGCGAGCGCGACCCACTCCTCGCTCTGCATCCGCGCCGACCGGGCCGGCGGCATGACCGACGTCCGGGTCGCCTCCGCGAAGGCCGAGAAAGGCAGCGTCGAGGGCGCTTGGCAGGTGGAGGTGAACCTCGGCGCTGCCGACCGGACTCGTTTCGCCACCCTCACCGGGTCCGTCGCCAAGGCCCCCTCTCCACGCAACGGACTCGCTCTCGTCGTCGACGGCAGGCTCCGGGGCATGCCCTACGTGGCCGCCTCGATCACCGGGGGCCGCCTTGAGATCGTCGGGGCCTTCGACGGCGACCTCACCAGTGCCGCCGCCCATGATCTCGCCCTTAGGCTGGATCCCCGCGGGTGA
- a CDS encoding IS5 family transposase, producing the protein MSVRRPYRSDVSDARWALIEPVFTAWRARRTGPGTAARVHDLREIVNAILYVNRTGIPWEYLPHDFPPYKTVYDYYAKWETDGTTQQVHDLLRDKTRRFHGRRAEPTAAVVDAQSVKTSANVAETSQGIDAGKKIKGRKRHLITDTLGLVLAVVVTAANVHDTTGGKVLLDDLAAAHPSVTKVWADGGYQNSIFNHGAGLGIDVEVVQRPRAKGFEPLPKRWVIERTFGWLMQHRRLARDYEALPQRSKAMIHWAMANKMSRELTGESAPTWRIETGIPLTSA; encoded by the coding sequence GTGAGTGTTCGTCGCCCGTACCGCAGTGACGTGTCCGACGCCCGCTGGGCCTTGATCGAACCGGTCTTCACCGCTTGGCGGGCGAGACGGACGGGGCCTGGCACAGCGGCTCGGGTGCACGACTTGCGAGAGATCGTCAACGCAATCCTTTACGTCAACCGCACCGGCATCCCGTGGGAGTATCTGCCGCACGATTTCCCGCCCTACAAGACCGTGTACGACTACTACGCGAAGTGGGAAACCGACGGCACCACCCAGCAGGTCCACGACCTGTTACGTGACAAGACCCGCCGATTTCACGGACGCCGCGCGGAGCCCACCGCGGCCGTGGTTGACGCGCAGAGCGTGAAGACCTCTGCAAACGTCGCCGAGACCAGCCAGGGCATCGACGCCGGCAAGAAGATCAAAGGCCGCAAGCGACACCTGATCACGGACACGCTCGGTCTGGTCCTGGCCGTTGTGGTCACCGCCGCCAACGTGCACGACACCACCGGCGGCAAGGTCCTGCTCGATGACCTGGCCGCGGCACATCCCAGCGTCACCAAGGTCTGGGCCGACGGCGGTTATCAGAACAGCATCTTCAACCACGGCGCCGGACTCGGCATCGATGTCGAGGTCGTTCAGCGGCCGCGGGCGAAGGGGTTCGAGCCGCTGCCGAAGCGGTGGGTGATCGAGCGGACCTTCGGCTGGCTCATGCAGCACCGTCGCCTGGCGCGAGACTACGAAGCCCTCCCGCAGAGGTCGAAGGCGATGATCCACTGGGCGATGGCTAACAAAATGTCCCGCGAACTGACCGGAGAATCCGCACCAACCTGGCGAATCGAAACGGGCATCCCACTCACATCAGCGTGA
- a CDS encoding SDR family NAD(P)-dependent oxidoreductase yields MSASQNPRTWFLTGASRGLGAYWAEAILARGDRLAATARNAQALRPLADRYGDQVLALELDVTDTVAVTDAVSTAEIRFGGIDVLVNNAGHMLVGAVEEVTDDQVRAQIDVNYFGALWTTRAVLPGMRERRAGHIMQVSSIGGLVAYPSLGIYQSSKWALEAMSQSLAAEVAAYGIHVTLIEPIMFPTDLASASPQARQDPAYRHAREALYAGAQAGGFVPGDPAATADAVLALADAPTPPLRVVFGTGGVDALRTEFAGRLAALEEWDHLSRLAQGDPDGE; encoded by the coding sequence ATGAGCGCTTCTCAAAACCCCCGGACCTGGTTCCTCACGGGTGCTTCCCGTGGCCTGGGCGCGTATTGGGCCGAGGCGATCCTCGCCCGTGGCGACCGGCTCGCGGCCACCGCCCGCAACGCGCAGGCGCTGCGCCCCCTGGCCGACCGGTATGGCGACCAGGTCCTCGCGCTGGAGCTCGATGTCACGGACACGGTCGCCGTCACCGACGCCGTGAGCACCGCCGAGATCCGGTTCGGGGGCATCGACGTGCTCGTCAACAACGCCGGACACATGCTGGTCGGAGCCGTCGAGGAGGTTACCGACGACCAGGTCAGGGCCCAGATCGACGTCAACTACTTCGGCGCACTGTGGACCACCCGCGCCGTACTGCCCGGTATGCGCGAGCGCCGCGCCGGGCACATCATGCAGGTCTCCTCGATCGGTGGTCTGGTGGCCTACCCGTCGCTGGGCATCTACCAGTCCTCGAAATGGGCACTGGAGGCGATGAGCCAGTCACTCGCGGCCGAGGTCGCGGCATACGGGATCCATGTCACGCTCATCGAACCGATCATGTTCCCCACGGACCTGGCGTCCGCCTCTCCCCAGGCTCGGCAGGACCCCGCCTACCGACACGCGCGCGAGGCGCTCTACGCCGGTGCGCAGGCCGGCGGTTTCGTACCCGGAGATCCCGCCGCGACCGCCGACGCCGTCCTGGCTCTTGCCGACGCGCCCACCCCGCCGCTGCGCGTGGTGTTCGGTACGGGCGGCGTGGACGCTCTGCGCACCGAATTCGCCGGTCGGCTCGCCGCCCTAGAGGAGTGGGACCACCTCTCCCGCCTCGCCCAGGGCGATCCGGACGGCGAGTGA
- a CDS encoding helix-turn-helix transcriptional regulator: MDTQQLADFLRVRREALGPQDVGLPGTSRRRTPGLRREEVARLADMSTDYYTRLEQVRAPQPSPAVLRALTRALRLTLDERDHLFRLAGHEVPDRRRADDHVSPVLLSILDRLIDVPAQVMTDLGVTLVQNHLARAVFGDLTRLGGPTASVIHRWFTDPEARAGYPLQDHDRESRVLVADLRAAVVRRDDAPARLLVRRLLRDSAEFAALWPLQDVGVLRGRRKRVRHPDVGLLELDCQALVDEDRTQVLALFAPAPGTPAAERLALLGVIGALQEPSPL; this comes from the coding sequence ATGGACACGCAGCAGCTCGCCGATTTTCTCCGGGTGCGACGGGAGGCACTGGGCCCGCAGGACGTCGGACTGCCCGGTACGAGCAGGCGCCGCACGCCTGGTCTGCGGCGTGAGGAGGTCGCGCGGCTGGCCGACATGTCCACCGACTACTACACCCGCCTGGAGCAGGTCCGCGCACCCCAGCCGTCACCGGCCGTGCTGCGCGCGCTCACCCGCGCGCTGCGCCTGACGCTGGACGAACGCGACCACCTCTTCCGCCTCGCGGGGCACGAGGTACCGGATCGTCGCCGTGCCGACGACCATGTCTCGCCCGTCCTGCTCAGCATCCTGGACCGGCTGATCGACGTACCCGCCCAGGTCATGACCGACCTTGGCGTCACCCTCGTCCAGAACCACCTCGCGCGTGCGGTCTTCGGCGATCTCACCCGTCTTGGCGGGCCGACCGCCAGCGTCATCCACCGGTGGTTCACTGATCCGGAGGCCAGGGCCGGCTACCCCCTCCAGGACCATGACCGAGAATCGCGCGTACTGGTCGCCGACCTGCGTGCCGCGGTCGTCCGTCGCGATGACGCGCCTGCCCGCCTGCTGGTACGCCGTCTCCTGCGCGACAGTGCCGAATTCGCCGCGCTGTGGCCCCTGCAGGATGTCGGTGTGCTGCGCGGGCGCCGCAAACGTGTTCGGCATCCCGACGTGGGCCTTCTCGAACTGGACTGCCAGGCACTTGTGGACGAGGACCGCACCCAGGTCCTCGCTCTCTTCGCTCCCGCCCCGGGCACGCCCGCTGCCGAACGTCTCGCCCTCTTGGGTGTCATCGGTGCACTCCAAGAACCAAGTCCCTTGTGA
- a CDS encoding ribosomal maturation YjgA family protein translates to MNRRWWAFGAAGVTVAAGLGVRSWTGGDFAKYTGDALYTVLACAVVVTMAPRLRPAVAAGVALGFSWAVELSQIAGIPTVLQPLFGATFNAPDLFWYVVGAVLGWLLARGGWRRGVEQPADPGRRQRVRISD, encoded by the coding sequence ATGAACAGACGGTGGTGGGCTTTCGGTGCGGCGGGGGTGACCGTCGCGGCGGGTCTCGGCGTCCGGTCGTGGACCGGCGGCGACTTCGCGAAGTACACGGGGGACGCTCTCTATACGGTGCTGGCGTGTGCCGTTGTGGTCACGATGGCGCCGCGACTGCGGCCCGCTGTCGCCGCCGGTGTCGCGTTGGGATTCAGCTGGGCTGTGGAGCTGTCGCAGATCGCGGGGATCCCCACTGTTCTGCAACCGCTCTTCGGGGCGACCTTCAACGCGCCCGACCTGTTCTGGTACGTCGTGGGAGCCGTCCTGGGGTGGCTTCTCGCCCGGGGAGGGTGGCGCCGCGGTGTCGAGCAGCCGGCTGACCCCGGCCGTCGGCAGCGAGTTCGGATCAGTGACTGA
- a CDS encoding winged helix-turn-helix transcriptional regulator, which produces MTEKDEPVAIDPNRPMDILDAACPSRDVFVNLADKWALLMLASLRELGAQRYSGLQRTLGGISRKMLSQTLRTLERDGLVLRSVDPQASPPLVMYGLTDLGGEIAEETKALCAWTEKRAAQVHAARVTYDERHSADQVVRADS; this is translated from the coding sequence ATGACAGAAAAGGATGAGCCAGTGGCCATCGACCCGAATCGGCCGATGGACATCCTCGATGCGGCCTGCCCGAGTCGCGACGTGTTCGTGAACCTGGCGGACAAGTGGGCGCTGCTGATGCTGGCGAGCCTGCGCGAGCTCGGGGCCCAGCGGTACTCCGGGCTGCAGCGCACCCTCGGCGGGATCAGCCGGAAGATGCTGTCCCAGACCCTGCGCACGCTGGAACGCGACGGACTGGTGCTGCGCAGTGTGGACCCCCAGGCGAGCCCGCCCCTGGTGATGTACGGGCTGACCGACCTCGGCGGCGAGATCGCCGAGGAGACCAAGGCTCTCTGCGCCTGGACCGAGAAGCGGGCGGCCCAGGTCCACGCCGCGCGCGTCACCTACGACGAGCGCCACAGCGCCGACCAGGTGGTCCGAGCCGACTCCTGA
- a CDS encoding SRPBCC family protein, translated as MTTFSKKQQYTASASTVWGLIGDFYSVESWMPGIAGTVADTGRRTRTLTLHDGGRLVERLLDEGKRFHHYRFDDPGPLPVRDFTARITVVEEGPDRSAIEWTGSFEPVPGVLGDEAAAGVGGFYQVCLDRITALLGT; from the coding sequence ATGACGACCTTCAGCAAGAAGCAGCAGTACACAGCCTCCGCATCCACGGTGTGGGGTCTCATCGGAGACTTCTACTCCGTGGAGTCCTGGATGCCCGGCATCGCCGGGACCGTCGCGGACACCGGCCGCCGGACCCGCACCCTGACCCTGCACGACGGCGGACGGCTGGTCGAGCGGCTGCTCGACGAGGGGAAGCGGTTCCACCACTACCGCTTCGACGACCCCGGACCGCTCCCGGTCCGTGACTTCACGGCCCGGATCACGGTCGTCGAGGAGGGGCCGGACCGGTCGGCGATCGAGTGGACCGGGTCATTCGAGCCTGTCCCCGGCGTCCTCGGGGACGAGGCGGCAGCCGGTGTGGGCGGCTTCTACCAGGTGTGCCTGGACCGCATCACCGCTCTGCTCGGCACCTGA
- the npdG gene encoding NADPH-dependent F420 reductase produces the protein MDVSGQVVAVLGGTGPQGRGLAYRLALAGQQVTIGSRTTERAEAAAAELGLGITGFDNARAARGADIAIVTVPWEGHAATLAALRGELAGKLVIDSVNPLGFDAKGAYGIRPQEGSAAEQAAALLPDSRVTAAFHHLSAVLLTDPAIETIDTDVLVLGDTRSDTDIVRALTARIPGLRGVYAGRLRNAHQVEALVANLISVNRRYKAHAGLRITDI, from the coding sequence TTGGATGTGTCCGGGCAGGTGGTCGCCGTCCTGGGCGGCACCGGACCGCAGGGCCGCGGACTCGCCTACCGGCTGGCTCTCGCCGGCCAGCAGGTGACCATCGGCTCGCGCACCACGGAACGTGCCGAGGCCGCGGCCGCCGAACTCGGCCTCGGAATCACCGGCTTCGACAACGCCCGGGCGGCCCGGGGGGCCGACATCGCGATCGTCACCGTGCCCTGGGAGGGGCACGCGGCCACCCTGGCGGCACTACGTGGGGAACTGGCGGGCAAACTCGTCATCGACTCGGTCAACCCGCTCGGCTTCGACGCCAAAGGCGCGTACGGCATCCGCCCGCAGGAGGGCAGCGCGGCCGAACAGGCCGCCGCGCTCCTGCCGGACTCACGAGTGACGGCCGCCTTCCACCACCTGTCGGCGGTGCTGCTCACCGATCCGGCGATCGAGACCATCGACACCGATGTCCTCGTCCTCGGGGACACCCGTTCCGACACCGACATCGTGCGGGCACTGACTGCCCGCATCCCCGGGCTGCGCGGCGTGTACGCCGGCCGGCTGCGCAACGCCCACCAGGTCGAGGCCCTGGTCGCCAACCTCATCTCGGTGAACCGCCGTTACAAGGCCCACGCGGGCCTCCGGATCACCGACATATGA
- a CDS encoding nitroreductase family deazaflavin-dependent oxidoreductase, giving the protein MPLNGEYEPSATEWVREQVAQYEATDGAEGGTFLDLPVIILTTKGVKSGKIRKMPLMRVEHDGSYAVAASNGGADTHPSWYRNVVSHPLVEVQDHAVKRDMIARELRGEEKAAWWKRADAAYPPFVDYRAGTERDIPLFVLEPVADEA; this is encoded by the coding sequence ATGCCTCTGAACGGTGAGTACGAGCCGAGCGCCACCGAATGGGTGCGCGAACAGGTCGCGCAATACGAAGCCACCGACGGCGCGGAGGGCGGGACCTTCCTGGACCTGCCGGTCATCATCCTGACCACCAAGGGCGTGAAGTCCGGCAAGATCCGCAAGATGCCCCTCATGCGGGTGGAGCACGACGGCTCGTACGCGGTGGCCGCCTCCAACGGAGGCGCCGACACCCATCCGTCCTGGTACCGCAACGTCGTCTCGCACCCTCTCGTGGAGGTGCAGGACCATGCGGTCAAACGCGACATGATCGCGCGGGAGCTGCGGGGCGAGGAGAAGGCCGCCTGGTGGAAGCGTGCGGACGCCGCGTACCCGCCGTTCGTCGACTACCGGGCCGGGACCGAGCGTGACATCCCGCTCTTCGTCCTGGAACCCGTCGCGGACGAGGCCTGA
- a CDS encoding flavodoxin family protein encodes MSQAASPETRVVVAYHSGYGHTAVLAEAVGRGAGKAAAQVDLVAVDTITEDQWSLLDTADAVIFGTPTYMGGASAGFHAFAEASSGRYLRGTWADKIAAGFTNSASKSGDKLNTLNFLAAFAAQHHMIWVGLGLAPGWNALQAGESDLNRLGFWVGAGAQTPQDGGVETVHEADIATAEHLGARVAAQAAALAAGHAALATA; translated from the coding sequence ATGTCTCAGGCTGCATCCCCGGAAACACGCGTCGTCGTCGCCTACCACTCCGGATACGGTCACACCGCGGTTCTCGCCGAAGCGGTCGGCCGCGGAGCGGGAAAGGCCGCCGCACAGGTGGACCTCGTCGCGGTGGACACCATCACCGAGGATCAGTGGAGTCTGCTCGACACCGCGGACGCCGTGATCTTCGGGACCCCCACCTACATGGGCGGCGCGTCCGCCGGCTTCCATGCCTTCGCGGAAGCCAGCAGCGGCCGGTACCTCCGCGGAACATGGGCGGACAAGATCGCGGCCGGTTTCACCAACTCCGCCTCCAAAAGCGGCGACAAGCTCAACACGCTGAACTTCCTGGCCGCCTTCGCCGCGCAGCACCACATGATCTGGGTGGGGCTGGGCCTGGCTCCGGGCTGGAACGCCCTCCAGGCCGGCGAGAGTGACCTCAACCGTCTCGGCTTCTGGGTCGGCGCTGGAGCTCAGACCCCTCAGGACGGCGGCGTGGAGACGGTGCACGAAGCCGACATCGCCACCGCCGAACACCTCGGAGCACGCGTCGCCGCACAGGCCGCGGCGCTCGCTGCGGGCCACGCCGCACTGGCCACCGCCTGA
- a CDS encoding nitroreductase/quinone reductase family protein yields the protein MSKDNCRVRAYVGSRIPRPNLTPDRPLDGPSATTPAPHAPVRYRPLTSQTYEPLARTSYAGRPMRGDQGRPVIVLPAVGARSSELPKRPLMEIDRDGVCAVVASNGGESVPTWHGNVAAHPHAELRDGGVKRDVPVREFDGEEGAGRWECSGAAYPNLFPDRRVRPPGQSISPPRHPHFLRADERGEPADRGVPPGAPSPVPPDP from the coding sequence ATGTCGAAGGACAACTGCCGAGTCCGGGCATATGTGGGATCTCGGATTCCGAGGCCCAATCTCACGCCCGATCGGCCACTCGATGGCCCCTCGGCCACGACTCCAGCGCCCCACGCCCCCGTGCGCTACCGTCCGCTGACGTCGCAGACGTACGAGCCACTTGCCCGCACTTCTTATGCTGGGCGGCCGATGCGAGGCGACCAGGGCCGCCCCGTGATCGTCCTGCCGGCAGTCGGTGCCAGGTCCAGCGAGCTGCCAAAGAGGCCCCTCATGGAAATCGATCGCGACGGTGTGTGCGCGGTCGTCGCCTCCAACGGGGGCGAGAGTGTGCCCACTTGGCACGGGAACGTGGCCGCTCACCCGCATGCCGAACTACGAGACGGCGGTGTGAAGCGGGACGTTCCCGTCCGTGAGTTCGACGGCGAGGAAGGGGCCGGCCGGTGGGAGTGCTCGGGCGCCGCGTACCCCAATCTTTTCCCTGACCGACGGGTGCGTCCGCCCGGCCAGAGCATTTCGCCGCCTCGGCACCCTCACTTCCTACGAGCCGACGAGCGCGGTGAACCTGCCGACCGAGGCGTCCCGCCCGGGGCGCCATCACCGGTTCCACCGGACCCGTAA
- a CDS encoding ArsR/SmtB family transcription factor produces MRDHLPSLPLNEDVLEIVAPAQFAALANPLRQRLLLALGRQPATIRQLAARLDAKKGNVAHHLKVLREAGLVHVAETRQVRGGTEQYYQRVGRHIVVAEPQVAGSAVMLAAVAQELGLSPADTHLTLRHLRLSPTKARELGEALAKLVDEAEEDAEDQPLHAVLVALCQQALPTSATSSA; encoded by the coding sequence ATGCGTGATCACCTTCCCTCTTTGCCTCTCAATGAGGATGTTCTGGAGATCGTCGCGCCCGCGCAGTTCGCGGCACTCGCCAACCCGTTGCGTCAGCGGTTGCTCCTCGCTCTGGGCCGTCAGCCTGCCACCATCAGGCAGCTTGCGGCGCGACTCGACGCGAAGAAGGGCAACGTGGCCCACCACCTCAAAGTGCTCCGCGAAGCCGGGCTGGTACACGTCGCCGAGACCCGTCAGGTCCGCGGCGGTACCGAGCAGTACTACCAGCGCGTGGGCCGCCACATCGTCGTCGCCGAACCTCAAGTGGCAGGCAGCGCCGTGATGCTGGCCGCGGTCGCCCAGGAACTGGGCCTCTCACCCGCCGACACCCACCTGACACTGCGCCATCTGCGTCTCAGCCCCACGAAGGCAAGAGAACTCGGCGAAGCCCTCGCAAAACTGGTCGACGAGGCCGAGGAGGATGCAGAGGACCAGCCCCTGCACGCTGTGTTGGTAGCGCTCTGTCAGCAGGCTCTGCCGACCAGCGCCACCAGTTCCGCCTAG
- a CDS encoding S41 family peptidase: protein MTTTTKPPPAPVIDETARLLIEHYVFPEIAEQLAGLLQRRLTEGAYDVDDAEELARLVTADLQSVNGDRHLRLKHHADPIPPKEGAATLDAMRRDFATSLGGAPRVQLLDGEVAVVELAPMLFPLEWAAEPLSAALTLASSAQALIIDLRANRGGDPDTVAFVCSYLLDERTHLNTMQWHGGKRTEQSWSLPHVPGARFGGTKPLYVLSSDSTFSAAEELAYDLQQLGRAIVVGERTRGGAHPCNGWTVHPHLEATIPVGRAINPVSGTNWEGTGVQPDIPVAAADSLAHAHALALARLAG, encoded by the coding sequence ATGACCACTACAACGAAGCCTCCGCCGGCTCCTGTCATCGACGAGACAGCCCGGCTCCTGATCGAGCACTACGTTTTCCCCGAGATAGCCGAGCAGCTCGCCGGCCTGCTGCAACGACGCCTCACCGAGGGCGCCTACGACGTAGACGACGCCGAGGAACTCGCCCGTCTGGTCACCGCGGACCTGCAGTCCGTCAACGGCGACCGCCACCTGCGACTGAAGCATCACGCCGATCCGATCCCCCCGAAGGAGGGGGCGGCCACCTTGGACGCCATGCGCCGGGACTTCGCAACCTCGCTGGGCGGTGCACCCCGGGTGCAGTTGCTGGACGGAGAGGTCGCCGTGGTGGAGCTGGCACCGATGCTCTTTCCGCTGGAGTGGGCCGCCGAACCGCTGAGCGCGGCGCTCACCCTGGCCTCCAGCGCCCAGGCGCTGATCATCGACCTTCGTGCCAACCGGGGCGGCGACCCGGACACGGTCGCCTTCGTCTGCAGCTACCTACTCGACGAGCGCACCCACCTCAACACCATGCAATGGCACGGCGGCAAGCGCACCGAGCAGTCGTGGAGCCTGCCGCACGTTCCCGGCGCACGCTTCGGCGGCACCAAGCCGTTGTATGTGCTGTCCAGCGACAGCACCTTCTCCGCCGCCGAAGAGCTGGCCTACGACCTCCAGCAGCTCGGTCGCGCGATCGTCGTCGGCGAGCGTACCCGCGGCGGCGCACACCCCTGCAACGGCTGGACCGTGCACCCACACCTGGAAGCCACCATCCCCGTCGGGCGCGCCATCAACCCCGTCTCCGGCACGAACTGGGAAGGCACCGGTGTGCAGCCGGACATCCCCGTCGCTGCTGCTGACTCCCTCGCCCACGCACACGCGCTGGCCCTCGCCCGGCTGGCAGGCTGA
- a CDS encoding ArsR/SmtB family transcription factor: MPPRPSRVKAKLGERPVTELARDLGMSQPQASKHLRVLREVGLVRVREAGKQRLYGLDARGLRPVHEWVGGFEEFWNETFDRLDEYVRDLKQARQEEPPDDDE, translated from the coding sequence GTGCCGCCACGGCCGTCCCGCGTGAAGGCGAAGCTCGGCGAGCGGCCCGTGACCGAACTGGCACGGGACCTGGGGATGAGTCAGCCGCAGGCGTCCAAGCACCTGCGGGTGCTCCGCGAGGTCGGGCTGGTGCGGGTCCGCGAGGCGGGCAAGCAGCGACTGTACGGCCTGGACGCCCGCGGGCTGCGACCGGTCCACGAGTGGGTGGGCGGCTTCGAAGAGTTCTGGAACGAGACCTTCGACCGGCTCGACGAGTACGTACGAGACCTCAAACAGGCGAGGCAGGAGGAACCACCGGATGACGACGAGTAG
- a CDS encoding SRPBCC family protein has protein sequence MTTSSGGEADRMTTDREIVVSRAIGAPRELVFQAFTQVRHLSRWWGPEGFSTTTRSFEFHAGGAWDFVMHGPDGTDYQEWITWTEIVPPDRIALVHGESRDDPNAFESVLTFEPAGEDTRIVMRTVFPTKELRDQAVEKYHAIEGGEQTLRNLAAYVAELTSNETTSKGAEG, from the coding sequence ATGACGACGAGTAGCGGCGGCGAGGCCGACCGCATGACCACGGACCGGGAGATCGTGGTCTCCCGGGCCATCGGCGCCCCACGGGAGCTGGTGTTCCAGGCGTTCACTCAGGTTCGGCACCTGTCGCGGTGGTGGGGACCGGAAGGGTTCTCGACCACGACGCGGTCCTTCGAGTTCCACGCGGGCGGGGCCTGGGACTTCGTGATGCACGGGCCGGACGGCACCGACTACCAGGAGTGGATCACCTGGACCGAGATCGTCCCGCCGGATCGGATCGCGCTGGTGCACGGCGAGTCCCGCGACGACCCCAACGCCTTCGAGTCGGTCCTCACCTTCGAGCCGGCCGGCGAGGATACCCGCATCGTGATGCGCACGGTGTTCCCCACGAAGGAACTGCGCGACCAGGCGGTGGAGAAATACCACGCGATCGAGGGCGGCGAGCAGACGCTGCGGAACCTGGCGGCCTACGTCGCCGAACTCACCAGCAACGAGACCACATCGAAGGGAGCCGAGGGCTGA
- a CDS encoding dihydrofolate reductase family protein, which yields MTKWSELQAWLFPQRWFRENLKLGEGGEAAGDRDVRIAGGAETIQEYLDGGLIDEFSITLAPVLFGTGIRLFDRVDPTRLVLDQTRTDASSRVTHLTYTVGKR from the coding sequence ATGACGAAGTGGTCGGAACTGCAGGCATGGCTGTTCCCGCAGCGTTGGTTCCGGGAGAACCTCAAGCTGGGCGAGGGCGGCGAGGCCGCCGGCGACCGCGACGTCCGCATCGCCGGCGGTGCCGAGACGATCCAGGAGTACCTGGACGGCGGCCTGATCGACGAGTTCTCGATCACCCTCGCGCCCGTGCTCTTCGGCACCGGCATCCGCCTGTTCGACCGCGTGGACCCGACCCGCCTCGTCCTCGACCAGACCCGCACGGACGCGTCATCCCGGGTGACGCACCTGACCTACACCGTAGGGAAGCGGTAG